Part of the Sodalinema gerasimenkoae IPPAS B-353 genome is shown below.
TGTATGAAGCGGTAAACGTTAAATTCCTCACCCATCTCGATATCCAGCAGATTCTCCTCGATACTGGAGAGGAGTATCTCATCGAAAACTCGCCCGTCGACTACTTTTGGGGCTGTGGGGCTGACGGAAGTGGCCAAAACCATCTCGGACGGATTCTTATGACCATTCGCGGTGAATTACAAGCCTCCCGGCCCCACACTCACCCCTCCCAACTTCAGCAGCCGAACTCAACATCTTAGGGTCTTACCTTGTCTATGAATATCCTGATTGTCGAAGACGACCTAGACATCGCTCAACTCCTGCAACAAACCCTCGAACCCGAAGGGTTCAACTGTCATCACGCTGCCGATGGCTTGGCGGCCATTGAGGCATTTCGCGAACATCAGCCAGATTTAATCATCTTAGATTTAATGCTCCCGGGTCTCGATGGCTTGGAAGTCTGCGCCCGCATTCGTCAACAACCGGGGGAGAAAGACCCCTATATTCTCATGTTGACGGCGAAAGGAGAGGAAATCGATCGCGTGATTGGCCTATCGACGGGGGCTGATGACTATCTGGTGAAACCCTTTAGCCCTCGGGAGTTGGTGGCGCGGGTGCGGGCCCTACTGCGCCGCAGTCTACGCCAGGGGGGCCAGGAAAATATGCACCGCACCGCTCACTTTACCCTCAACCTCGATCGCCGCACGGCCAGCCGCTACCTCGGGGATGATCCCGAACCGCTGGATTTAACCGCCTTGGAATTTAATCTCCTCTCCACTCTTATGAGTTATCCGGGGCGAGTTTGGAGTCGTAGTCAACTTATCGATCGCCTCTGGGGGAGTGATTTTTTTGGCGATGAACGAGTGGTGGATACCCATGTAGCCCGATTACGCAAAAAAGTCGAAGCCGATCCCACCCAACCCCAGTTTGTCAAAACTGTGGTGGGAGTGGGCTATAAGTTCGTCGATGAGCCGGCAATGGATTAAAAAAACTGCGATACATTAAAGGTAAAGTTACGACTCACAGATAAATAACTACCATGGCCATCGCCAACAGCGAGACAACGGCACGTCACAATGGGACGGCGATCGCCCCTAAACGGCTTTCCCCGGAGCAGTTCCAAGAACGCTTTGAGTCCCTGGTTCCCCTAATCACTCAGGAATGGAGCCTGATGGCCCCTGAGGAGTTAAAAGCCACGGAAGGAGATTTAGACTTAACAGTGGACCTCGTTGCCGACGCTACCGAACATACAAAAACCCTCATTCACGCCCAACTGGCTGAACTCCATTCCCTAAGTCTGAGTTGGGAACGCCAGGCCCAAAAAGAGAAACGGCAATCGGAAGAGTTAAGCCACTCCGAGAGCCATGATGTCCAATCTAAATCGGAGACTGAGAAGAGCGACCATCCCTCCAGTCCTAGTATTGATGATGTCTTGGACTTGTTGGAGCGACGCACTGAACAGCTTGTTGAACGGGTGAAAGCCGATGTCCTACCGGAGGTAAAATCTCAGGCGAAACGCAATTTAGGGGCCTCAATTTTGACGGCGTTGGGAATTGGTTTTCTGTTAGGACTATTTGTGGGAGGAAGTGGTGGCGATCGCAAGTGAATCCGACAGCCTCCGTTCTGAGGTGGAAACCTATGTCCGCCGCAGT
Proteins encoded:
- a CDS encoding response regulator transcription factor is translated as MNILIVEDDLDIAQLLQQTLEPEGFNCHHAADGLAAIEAFREHQPDLIILDLMLPGLDGLEVCARIRQQPGEKDPYILMLTAKGEEIDRVIGLSTGADDYLVKPFSPRELVARVRALLRRSLRQGGQENMHRTAHFTLNLDRRTASRYLGDDPEPLDLTALEFNLLSTLMSYPGRVWSRSQLIDRLWGSDFFGDERVVDTHVARLRKKVEADPTQPQFVKTVVGVGYKFVDEPAMD